In Ktedonobacteraceae bacterium, a genomic segment contains:
- a CDS encoding Chromate resistance protein ChrB: MLEREAIRWLQLTYKVPSEPSQKRVWVWRRLQNLGAFALQNSVYLLPYSEEVEKQFRQLAHEIREMGGEASIFSVVALDTADERRILEVIVEARNNEYNTVIKVCARFLAKARTVVETQNWNEQVHAEFAEVLEKVHVLFRTAKRHDMLGSLTASKRAAAAESLAVCEQLFRVLLDQEYSRARRLLEMHSDLLPATTEPEMASSSGDTSMVAGHVEQVHSRRNESEPPELPV, translated from the coding sequence ATGTTGGAACGTGAAGCTATCCGTTGGTTGCAACTGACATATAAAGTACCGAGCGAGCCATCGCAAAAGCGTGTCTGGGTCTGGCGGCGTTTACAGAATCTGGGCGCTTTTGCGCTTCAGAATTCGGTGTATCTGCTCCCATATTCGGAAGAGGTAGAAAAGCAATTTCGCCAGTTGGCGCATGAAATTCGCGAGATGGGCGGCGAAGCAAGCATCTTTTCGGTCGTAGCGCTCGACACCGCCGATGAACGCCGCATTCTCGAGGTAATTGTCGAAGCTCGAAATAACGAATACAACACGGTCATCAAAGTTTGCGCGCGTTTCCTCGCCAAGGCCAGGACAGTCGTCGAAACCCAGAACTGGAACGAGCAGGTGCATGCCGAATTTGCCGAAGTGCTGGAAAAAGTGCATGTGCTGTTCCGTACCGCCAAACGGCATGATATGCTCGGCTCCCTGACCGCCTCAAAACGCGCCGCTGCCGCCGAGTCGCTGGCAGTATGCGAACAGCTTTTCCGCGTGCTGCTCGACCAGGAATATAGCCGCGCCCGCCGCTTGCTGGAAATGCACAGCGACCTCCTGCCAGCCACAACTGAGCCGGAGATGGCGTCCTCAAGCGGCGATACTTCTATGGTCGCCGGGCACGTGGAGCAGGTACATTCACGTCGCAATGAGAGCGAGCCACCGGAACTACCAGTGTGA
- a CDS encoding nuclear transport factor 2 family protein produces the protein MDYESFKTWFETLGRAWENRDPHAAAALFTEDAIYHENPFEEPMHGRTAIYRYWSEETQAQEQIRFHSEILGVTQDTGFAHWWVSFVRISSKNKVELDGICAIRLNDEHLCYSLREWWHAREQGAIGTQAL, from the coding sequence ATGGATTATGAATCCTTCAAAACCTGGTTCGAGACGTTAGGACGGGCCTGGGAGAATCGCGACCCACATGCGGCGGCAGCACTTTTTACGGAGGATGCCATCTATCATGAAAATCCATTTGAGGAGCCGATGCATGGTCGCACGGCCATTTATCGCTATTGGTCCGAAGAGACACAGGCTCAGGAACAAATCAGGTTTCATTCGGAAATCCTGGGTGTGACCCAAGATACGGGATTTGCTCACTGGTGGGTGTCCTTTGTGCGCATATCGTCCAAGAATAAGGTGGAATTGGATGGGATTTGCGCTATTCGTTTAAATGATGAGCATCTATGTTACTCATTGCGGGAATGGTGGCACGCGCGGGAGCAGGGAGCTATTGGAACGCAGGCACTATGA
- a CDS encoding pyridoxamine 5'-phosphate oxidase family protein gives MDDTTGEKVSAFLAQYDTMAIATMHDGQPYVTRVFFVEDADSDSSLKLYGTFITSSRKLANLRENPRVGLFIGPSEPTIWLEATAEAHILTDDSAVAAVRENLGRKSAAAAGFIAMVPTAAVELRVNWLRITDLTGGPLYTEVSFNKESSGGE, from the coding sequence ATGGATGATACGACTGGCGAGAAGGTTTCTGCGTTTCTCGCACAATATGATACGATGGCGATTGCCACAATGCACGATGGTCAACCCTACGTTACGCGCGTATTTTTCGTTGAGGATGCTGACAGCGATAGCAGTTTGAAGCTGTATGGGACCTTCATTACGTCATCGCGCAAGCTGGCGAACCTGCGCGAAAACCCGCGCGTGGGTCTCTTTATTGGTCCCAGCGAACCGACGATCTGGCTTGAAGCGACAGCCGAGGCCCACATTCTGACCGATGATAGCGCCGTTGCAGCCGTGCGCGAAAACCTGGGGAGAAAGTCGGCGGCAGCAGCAGGATTTATTGCCATGGTTCCCACCGCGGCGGTAGAACTGCGGGTAAACTGGCTGCGCATCACGGACCTGACAGGAGGCCCCCTCTATACAGAGGTTAGCTTTAACAAGGAGTCCTCTGGCGGGGAGTAA